A genomic region of Zygotorulaspora mrakii chromosome 7, complete sequence contains the following coding sequences:
- the VMA1 gene encoding H(+)-transporting V1 sector ATPase subunit A (similar to Saccharomyces cerevisiae VMA1 (YDL185W); ancestral locus Anc_7.300) — protein MAGAIENARKEIKKISLEDHAESEYGSIYSVSGPVVVAENMVGCAMYELVRVGHDNLVGEVIRIDGDKATVQVYEETAGVTVGDPVLRTGKPLSVELGPGLMETIYDGIQRPLKAIKDMSQSIYIPRGVNTPALSREIKWQFTPGTYKVGDHITGGDIFGTVFENSLIENHKILLPPRARGTITWLAPAGEYTVDEKILEVEFDGNKYDYSMYHTWPVRVPRPVAEKMSADYPLLTGQRVLDALFPCVQGGTTCIPGAFGCGKTVISQSLSKYSNSDAIIYVGCFAKGTDVLMADGSIKAVEDICLDDSVMGKDGLPREVVGLPRGEELMYEVKQKTAHKSDAARDEPCGLMKYTCNAAHKFVVRTPTSCRTVTRTMKGTEYTEVIFFDMVKKILADGRVIDIVEEVSESYPATEGPEKAARVREEYEQAHEGKEFFEWTIEARDVTLLGRHVRSATCQLHSPVLYESDFVSNYLKKSPFPLGAEAASALPYLLGLWVGDSLSTKATFSVDSRDTSLFDRVIEYADVLDRAAEYKDRHTTKIAEANQSEGIRKNLNTDNPLWTAIVDLGYLKNSTKNVPAYLCTANIEHRELFLAGFIDSHGSVCGDDDAIFATVETTHCSVMEGTVAVARSLGMKVSVNTAPAKMDKNSVNHQSVYAVHMFGDALRSVLSKCAGEQKFKEAPAHAISREVNEVYFELTPLSVDKYYGITLPEDSDHQFLLANQLLVHNCGERGNEMAEVLMEFPELYTEQSGKKEPIMKRTTLVANTSNMPVAAREASIYTGITLAEYFRDQGRDVSMIADSSSRWAEALREISGRLGEMPADQGFPAYLGAKLASFYERAGKAVALGSPDRVGSVSIVAAVSPAGGDFSDPVTTSTLGITQVFWGLDKKLAQRKHFPSINTSVSYSKYTNVLNKYYDSSYPEFAPLRDRIKEILSNAEELEQVVQLVGKSALSDSDKITLDVSNLIKEDFLQQNGYSTYDAFCPIWKTYDMMRAFVSYYDESQKAIANGANWAKLSEATGDVKHAVSSSKFFEPSRGEKEVHGEFEKLLSNMQERFAESTD, from the coding sequence ATGGCAGGAGCAATTGAAAACGCTCGCAAGgagatcaaaaagatttcattAGAAGACCATGCCGAATCCGAGTATGGTTCCATTTACTCAGTCTCAGGACCCGTTGTCGTTGCTGAGAATATGGTAGGTTGTGCCATGTATGAATTGGTCAGAGTTGGTCACGATAATTTAGTGGGTGAAGTTATTAGAATTGATGGTGACAAGGCCACTGTCCAAGTTTATGAAGAAACAGCTGGTGTTACTGTTGGTGACCCTGTTTTGAGAACGGGTAAGCCTTTATCTGTCGAATTAGGTCCAGGTCTAATGGAAACGATTTATGATGGTATTCAAAGACCTCTAAAGGCCATTAAGGACATGTCTCAATCCATTTACATTCCAAGAGGTGTGAATACCCCTGCATTGAGTAGAGAAATCAAATGGCAGTTTACTCCAGGCACATACAAAGTTGGTGACCATATTACTGGTGGTGACATTTTTGGTACAGTGTTCGAAAACTCTTTGATAGAGAACCACAAAATTCTTCTGCCACCAAGAGCAAGAGGTACTATTACCTGGTTAGCTCCAGCTGGTGAGTACACTGtagatgaaaaaattcttgagGTCGAATTTGATGGTAACAAATATGATTATTCCATGTATCACACATGGCCTGTGCGTGTACCAAGGCCAGTTGCTGAAAAGATGTCTGCAGATTACCCTCTATTGACTGGTCAGAGGGTGCTGGATGCTTTGTTTCCGTGTGTTCAAGGTGGTACAACATGTATCCCTGGTGCCTTTGGTTGTGGCAAAACCGTTATTTCTCAATCTCTATCAAAGTATTCCAACTCTGATGCCATTATCTATGTGGGATGTTTCGCTAAAGGTACTGATGTTTTGATGGCTGATGGATCTATCAAAGCCGTTGAAGACATATGTTTGGATGACTCTGTCATGGGTAAGGATGGTTTGCCACGTGAAGTTGTAGGCTTACCAAGGGGAGAAGAGCTTATGTATGAagtgaaacaaaaaacagcTCATAAATCGGATGCTGCTCGCGATGAACCATGTGGATTGATGAAGTATACTTGTAATGCAGCCCATAAGTTTGTTGTCAGAACACCAACGTCGTGCCGCACGGTCACTCGTACAATGAAGGGTACTGAGTATACTGAAGTGATTTTCTTTGACATGGTCAAGAAAATATTGGCGGATGGTAGAGTTATTGATATTGTCGAGGAAGTGTCTGAGTCCTATCCTGCTACCGAAGGCCCTGAAAAGGCTGCCAGAGTCAGGGAAGAATATGAGCAAGCTCACGAGGggaaagaattttttgagtgGACAATCGAGGCGAGAGATGTCACTCTTCTCGGAAGACACGTCAGGAGCGCAACCTGCCAGTTGCATTCACCAGTCCTGTATGAGAGCGACTTTGTTTCCaactatttgaaaaaatcccCATTCCCATTAGGGGCAGAAGCTGCTAGTGCCCTTCCTTATTTGCTTGGTTTGTGGGTTGGTGATAGTTTATCAACTAAAGCTACTTTTTCTGTTGATTCTAGAGATACATCATTATTCGACCGTGTTATTGAATATGCTGATGTCCTGGATCGCGCTGCTGAATATAAAGATAGACATACTACAAAAATTGCAGAGGCTAATCAAAGCGAAGGCATCCGTAAGAATTTGAATACAGATAATCCATTGTGGACCGCTATCGTGGACCTTGGATACCTTAAAAACTCTACCAAAAATGTTCCTGCATATTTGTGTACTGCTAACATCGAACATCGTGAGTTGTTCCTAGCTGGTTTCATCGATTCTCATGGCTCTGTTTGTGGCGACGACGATGCTATTTTCGCTACTGTCGAAACAACTCATTGTTCTGTTATGGAAGGTactgttgctgttgctcGTTCTTTGGGTATGAAGGTGTCTGTCAATACAGCACCCGCAAAGATGGACAAAAATAGTGTCAATCATCAATCTGTTTATGCTGTTCATATGTTTGGTGACGCTCTGAGATCGGTTTTATCTAAATGTGCAGGTGAGCAGAAGTTTAAAGAGGCACCTGCTCATGCTATTTCTAGAGAAGTCAACGAAGTGTACTTTGAACTAACCCCTCTCAGTGTAGACAAGTACTATGGTATTACTTTACCTGAGGATTCCgatcatcaatttttgctAGCTAACCAACTTCTTGTTCATAACTGTGGAGAAAGAGGCAATGAGATGGCAGAGGTTTTAATGGAATTCCCAGAGCTATATACCGAACAGAGTGGTAAAAAGGAACCTATCATGAAACGTACAACTTTGGTGGCGAACACATCAAATATGCCTGTTGCAGCAAGAGAAGCCTCTATTTACACAGGTATTACATTGGCTGAATATTTCAGAGATCAGGGTAGAGATGTATCAATGATTGCagattcttcttcaagatGGGCTGAAGCTTTAAGAGAAATTTCTGGTCGTTTAGGTGAGATGCCAGCTGATCAAGGTTTCCCTGCTTATTTGGGTGCCAAATTAGCATCCTTCTATGAAAGAGCCGGTAAAGCAGTTGCCTTAGGGTCCCCAGATCGTGTTGGATCTGTGTCCATTGTTGCAGCTGTTTCCCCAGCTGGTGGTGATTTTTCGGATCCTGTTACCACGTCAACTTTGGGTATTACTCAAGTCTTTTGGGGTttggataaaaaattgGCTCAAAGAAAGCATTTCCCATCTATCAATACCTCTGTTTCTTATTCCAAATATACCAATGTTTTGAATAAGTACTACGATTCATCATACCCTGAATTTGCACCTTTAAGAGACCGTATCAAAGAAATTCTTTCGAACGCTGAAGAATTGGAGCAAGTTGTTCAGTTAGTTGGTAAATCTGCTCTATCTGATAGCGATAAGATTACTCTAGACGTTTCGAATTTGatcaaagaagatttcTTACAACAAAATGGTTATTCCACTTATGATGCATTCTGTCCAATATGGAAAACATATGATATGATGAGAGCATTCGTTTCATACTATGATGAGTCCCAAAAGGCGATTGCTAACGGTGCTAATTGGGCAAAACTTTCTGAAGCCACCGGTGATGTTAAACACGC